In Phocoena phocoena chromosome 3, mPhoPho1.1, whole genome shotgun sequence, the DNA window AAGAAGATCAACAGTTGCTATGACTGTGGCTTCCTGCCGAGCTGCTGTGAGGAGTGAgtatgaagctttgctcgctagctattctcaaaatatataaatatcaaccCAAACCAGCTTCTGACCTTTGGGGGTGGAAGTCCACAAACAAGACATTTTACTTGAAAATACTGgatttaatagaaaatattgtAAACAAGTCCACTGATCCATTAGCTTAAGACAGAATGACAGCACAATCACGTATAAAAGCTAAAGATGAAATGCTGGTACCAAACACAGCACTTAAAGAGAGGCCTGAGCCAGGCTCCGAAAGGTCTTTCCCAGAAATAGAGGCAGCAGCAGCTTCACATGGGCACAGAAATAGGGAGGAGGAGGCAGCATCCAAACCATCAAGGCAGAGGAGTAAAAGAAGGCAGAGCAGTGGACAGCTTGTGAACAAGGGGTGAAGGATAAAGGAGCAAAAGCACTCTATTTCCTGATGTTCTGGGAACATCAGACCATGCCACACGAACTTGGGAGGGTTAGAAGGGCAGGGTAttttcagtggggaaaggacattAGGCAACTTTAGAAACAGTTGGTATGTTTCTTGGCACTCAGCTCTTAGGGATGTAGAACATGTCACTCGTGTGTTGTTTCTAACTCAACTAAGCTGCTTGCCCTGGCTCCATCACCTTGACTGAACACAACGCTGAACTTGACAGTATCTGCTGGCCCTGTGGACTTATGAAAGAGCACGTATGAGAGGTGCCACAGTGAGACCTTGGAACAAAACACAGGGCTCTGGTGGGAAAAGCGTTTCCGCCTTCCTCCTGCTGCTGGAAGGTCCCTGATGGAGGGGAGTTTGACGTGGCTGGGCCCCTTGAGGCTCTGAGTTTATCAGCAAAAGCCTTCTTCTTAGTCCTACCCACCCAAATCCTCCCTCAAGGAGTCCTCTGAGTTCACAGAAAGGCCAACTGAAAGAGCAGTAAAAACTGGGGAAAGAAAGTAAGGGATAGTTTCCTTCCCATGGCACTTGTTACTGACCGGAGGGACCGCTTCCTTATACTGATTCTAGACATTGAGAGTGTTTGTTCCTTAATCTAAAACAGTGATTCCCAAATAAGGGGCAGGCCTGCTCAAGAGGGGCTCTCAGGACTCTCCAAAGAGGTTTTGTCCCATATACATAAGCCCCTAACTCCCTCCCAGTTGAGAATCAGTGCACATAATGATAGAACTTACTAGCAGGAGTGTATTGTACACGTAAACAGTGTCAGAGAcagaacaaaaagttaaaaacccCTAGTCGGGCCAACATCAAAATtatggagtgattttttttttttttttctgattaacaGTAAGTTACAACCAAGTAGCTAAACTCCATGACTGGACTCCACGCTGCATAGCCAAGAATAATAAGTTCACCCAGTTATCTGGAGTAACCGTACTAGATTAAAGAAATACAATTCTGTCCTCCTAAAGACAATTTCCAGAAAGACCTGCCTGTCCCAATGAGGTACTTGACACTAGGATTAGCACAGGCTAATCACTGTATGGTTTCTTAGAAGACtggcttttctctgtttctttctctttgataCTGTACAAGGGATCCACCAACTTGTTATGAACAAGCATTAAAcctacaaaaaattaaaaacaaaagtcattAATGCAGGTAGCGGCAGAGTTCCATGATTATCAACAGTAACATCCAGGAGCTCTCAAATTTTGTCCTAGAACTGATACTCATCATCTTTCATCTGTGGGCCCAAACGATAAACACcctaaaaacaggaaaagaatttgTTATTCCTAATGAATGCTAGAATCCATGGGACTGTTATAAATTCAGTCTCTAGGAGAGTTGGCCATTATGAGgttaatcttgggcttccctggtggcgcagtggttgagagtccgcttgccaatgcaggggacacgggtttgtgccccggtccgggaggatcccacataccacggagcggctgggcccgtgagccatggcccctgagcctgtgcgtccggagcctgtgctccgcaacgggagaggccacaacagtgagaggcccgcgtaccgcaaaaaaaaaagaaaaaagttaatcttTTCATCAAAGAACAAATTCCTAATTTGCCTGCTCAGTAAATGAGGATTTTCCCATAAGTTTATTTAAAGCAGTGAGTGTCCGCtttaagtagaagaaaaaaagatgtgcaTGGCAGTTCAGTGCCTTGACTACAAGGAAAAGGCCTGTACAAGATCCGGAAAGATAAAAAACCTAAGGCTCAATATCGCTGCAAGGAGATTACCAAACTGCCCTTGAACTAccactttcatttcattttctttcctcctcctcagaGCAAACAGGTCTCTAGAAATGGACCCTTAAATAGTCATGGATGGAAGAGAAAACTGTATTCTGAGAGGAGGgtttgattttattaaaatcataGTTGTCAAAGTGGCCAGAGCATGCAAGCTAGATCCACTCCTCACTCCTGGCACACCTGAACTTGGCAACCTACTCCCtgacccaccccaccctcacctttGAAATACTTGACGGTCTTCACTTTCAACTCCAGGGTGGCATCCTCGTCGCACACAAACACCGTGCGGGGATGCTGCTGGAAGGCAGACACGGTCCACATGTGGTTCACTCCCTCCTCGATGGCCTTGTATAGAGCAAACGCCTTGTGAGCACCTGTGATGAGGATCATCACCTGGGGATCAGAAAACAAGCCTGTGATGGAGAAGAAGGAGCAGCGGAACGGGGAGTCTAGACACCTGAATCCTAGTGGCCACCCAGGACAATCGTAAGGACTGTTGTTGTTATGTGTCATTGTACGTCGTTAGCACGTGGCACACTGCTCCACGCTCTGTGTGCTCTGTCACACAAGTAGCCTGAGATGGGGAGCACTGTTATCCCTACATTCTAGGATAAGGGAGTGGACTCTGTGATGGGGGTTTCAGTAACTTGCCGCAGGTCATTTCTAacccagagtccatgctcttgaCCACCACACGATGGTGCCTCCTGGCACCTTTGATGATGACCGTGAAAGTGCCCTGGGAACAAGTGTGCCATACATACAGAGGCCCACGCCTTATCCCGACAGTTCTGACACTGGGTCCCGGGGCCGCTAGGTTGGGTGAGTTTCCACGGTGACAAACTGGAAAAAGACGGGTCCTGATTTGCGCCTCCAGGGAGGCCTTGGAAGCAATGGTGAGAGTTATCTGTGTGGCTGCTAAGGTTGAATCCCAATAAAGCTGCCCCTTAATCTGGTCACTTTCAGTTCAGAGTATTAGACCTGCTCACGTGACTTGGAGTAATGCTTTTTGTTTAAGTAAAACAGGCACAGACTCCCCACAACACTTAAAATATCGAGAATGTTAagtgtgggaattccctggcagtctagtggtcaggactccttgctttcactgccgagggcctgggttcaatccctggtcagggtactaagatcctgcaagccgtgaggcacagccaaaaataaataaataaaataatttttttaattaaaaaaaaaaaaagaatgttaagtgCCAGAAAGTGATTATAAAGAACTCAGCATTCCAGATATCCTTTCATTGTAATTCACTTCTGCCATGGAGTTGTGAGCAGGATTTACCGTTCCTTTcttgaaatgagaaaacagaggcatagAAAGAATGTGACTCTTTGTTCAGGACCCCAGAACtcgttttaaaaaaaagaatttccagatTTCCATCCCCAGGAAGAGCACACCACAGGAAGAGCCCTCGAACTGTAGTGTTTATAAGCTGCAAggccaaaaacagcagaatgacCTCCCTAGGTACTGATTCAAGGTTACCCAACAGAAATCTGCTGCCATCGCTCATTTCACAAAAAATCACTTTAGACAGGGAAACTTTTTCAATGATTTACATGTTTGTTTACAGACTTGGGCAAAGAAACTTAAAGCTAAAATGtctgtagctgcttcccactgaatatatcagaaaggaagagaaaatgcttCTAATGAAAGTAAGGAAATTGGAACTacaaaaaattcaaatgataCCCAAATTTCTATAGAAAGACTCAATTCAGTTCAAGACACTATTTCAATCACACTTCTCCACATTTATGAATCCCTGAGCACAGGGCTATAACCACAAGCACCCTGCGGTTGCAGGGGGAGCTCCCTTCAAGCATTGGCCTCCACCAACTGCAGGGAACCAGAGGGCCCCTCTCAGTACCTGGACAGATACAAATTCATATTCTGATATTAGTGGTGCTGGGTAGGCAGAGACCAGGAGCCTGGGGCCTCCTGGGCAGTCAGTGCTGAAAAGGTTTCACCTCACACTGGGAAGAATGGTTACTTCCAGAGAGGAAGGACAGCAGTGATAGGGTCAGCTGGGATTTTAGCCTTATTTACaatgtcttcatttttaataaaatggattCAGGTGGTACCTGTATGGTTGAAATTAACAGCAAAAAGCCAAGGCCAGCCCCCCTTGTGCCCTTACCTCTCTAGCATCCATGACAGTGCCCACACCCACCGTCAGGGCCATGGTGGGCACCTTGGCGAGATCTCCATCAAAGAACCTAGCATTGGCCAGGATGGTGTCCATGGCCAGCGTCTTCACACGGGTCCTGGACACCAGACTGGATCCCGGCTCGTTGAAGGCGATGTGTCCGTCAGGGCCAATGCCTGCCCAGAAGAGACAAGGCAGCCCTGTCAGTCCCAGGGATCCAAGATTTCAAGAACGGACaatctctccttccccacctgggGTCTGAAAAAAATCCTGGAAAACCATGTCTCTCACCTCATTCATTTAAAGGTACACTTTAAGCATATGATCTTCCCCTCTCATTTCTAGCTGAGGTACACACAGACATTGTTAACTTGCTGCCACCCTCAGAAAGCTAAGTAGGGAGCAATCCCAAAAGCTTCTGCCCCCCAGATCATCCAAGTGTaacttctctctctcctgccacTTCTCTATCCCTGCTGGGATGGAGTCACACCGAAGAAAACATACACAGGGCCTGGAAAGGGGCTGCCAAGTTTATAAGATCTCAGAACATGAGCACTCCTAGCCATTCCCTCCCCACCTTGAAGTAAAGAAGGGTTAAATCTGGAGCAGTCAAAGACTGTTCAACTtcagcctcccacccccaccccccatgggGGACTCCAGAGGCCTTGACAGATGGAAGTGTAAGAGGGCAACTCAGGGCAGGGACAGGCATAAACCTGAGAGCAGGATACCCTAGGTCCCCACCCTCTCTCCACTGCTCTGGCTGgctgaccctgggcaagtcacaaaACTTCTCTGGGGTTCAATTGCTATTTTTAGCATGCAGGGGCTGATGGTGGAATCTTCTGGAACTACATGAGTCTGTGATTATGTTTAAGTCCCATGACTGATCCATAAAACCTTGTCTGAGGAATAGAGAGAATCTTGGAGTCCAAATCCAAATACCTCAATTTACAGACAAGGCATCAAATTGCAGAAAGAGGAGATGCCCCAGATCACAAAGTTTCTGAGCGgcagaggcagggcagggcaCCAGGGCTCCCACTCTGTGCCTTCCCTGCTGCCTCGGGCTAATGAGTGACCCCACTGTCACTGGTGCAGAGAGAGGGAGCTGTTTGCAGACAGGCATGGGTCTTGTCCCCTTCTCATATGTTCCAGCCACCCTGCGTTTGCCCTGGACACCTGCTGTGGTGTCGAGCTCACCTCCGACAAACAGCTCGATCCCACCCGCAGCCTTGATCTTCTCCTCAAAGGCATCACACTCAGCCTGCAGGTCAGCTGCATTCCCATCCAGAATGTGGGTGTTTTCTGGGTGGATGTCAATGTGCTTGAAGAAGTTGTTCCACATGAAGGAGTGGTAGCTCTCCGGGTGGTCTCGACGAAGGCCTGTGGGGCCATGGCTGCACTCAGTCATGCCAGGCTGAGCAAGGGCGCCCTCCCAAGGATGGCAGGATACTCCCAGACCCCAGAGACACTTTCAGGGAAGAGCCCATCGGGGAGCCTTGGGCAGTAGCCCTCTCACCCCCAGCCACTCGGAGTAAGCTGAGCTGGTGTCCTTGTGCCCATGACCATGACCATGGGCCTGGGCCCTCATTCTGATCTCCTTTTCACAAGAGAATGGCTGGGGGCCAGCCAGGATCAGTCTGGACCTCTGGAGGTGGGCTAGCCTCTGCGGGGGAGGGCTGGGCCCATCAGGAAGGGAAGCAAGAACACCCCTTACCCTGTGCCTCCCACCTCACCATTCACACCCCCCCATTACACCCTGCTCAGCCTGAACCCCAAGTGGAACACCAAGTGGTTGGAGAGAATTATCTCAGAGCTTcccaaaaaagatttttttcagttaagAAGAAAAGCAGTGTTTAAAGTGCATGTTTCAGGGGCCTGAGGAGCGGGGAAGCGGGCGGGTGACTTTTAATGGATAGCTCCAGTTTTGCAAGACgagaagagttctggagattggttgcacaacagtgtgaatccACGCAACACTGAACTGtacacataaaaatggttaaaatggtaaattctacGTTACATGTAgtttaccacaattaaaacaaaaaagaaccttTAAGGCGAAACCATTACAaaatggtggtggaggtggagagggtgaCAGAAGCCCAAGGTGCCACTTTTCATCAGTGGAAAGGACACCAGTCTCAGCTCCCTTCCCAGTATACTTGGCAGGAAGGGGACTGGAAGATGAACAGTAGAGAGAAAGTCCAGACACAGACACTGGTGTGAAGGGGGGCACACACCCCAGCCATGGGACCCCAGATCCCCTTTGCAGCCATTTGTTCCAGAAAGAAACGGCATGGAGttggggaggaggcaggggaggagatATGCTGGAATTCATTAAGCGCTTGCTCTGATCAAGAAGCTTCCACACCTGTTATATCACTTAATGCTTTCAGCCCATGAGGTCAGCTTTATTAGCCTCATGTCATAGCTGAGTGAACCAAGGCCTGGAAGATACAGTATCACCAATTGAGCCTACCCCCAAATGCCACTGGTTCCCTGAGACCTCCCCCGTCCTCTCCTGGGCCGATCCTGTGAGGGGAGGAGTACGATTCTCCCAAGACTCACCCACATACTCGTCCATGTTGAAAGTCTTCACATATTTGAAGGACAGGTCTCCATTCTTGTAGTATTCAATCAGCTTCTTGTAGCAGCCGAGTGGGGTGCTCCCTGCAAGAGAGGCCACAGCCATGAACCCCCTTcagcccccagctcctggaaGCCCAGAGGGCGCCCGGGAATGAATCAGGGATGCTCCACCAGGAGAACCTGTCAGACCTGACAGAAACAAATCAGATCTGAAGTCCTACCCAATGCTCAATCCCAACTGCCATCCGTTAAGTGCTGGTTTAATGCCTATTTCCCccctagactataagctccaggAGGGAAGGGCTGTGTCTTGTCTTGTTCATGGCTGAATCCCTAGCATTCAGCACACTGATGATTGAAATGACTGTGATTAGCACCTAAGTGAATGTCAGACTTAATTACTGACATGACATTCCCTGAACAACCAGTACGTGAGAAGTACATGATGGGGATGCAGAGAAGTGAGAGAcacagcagccaccttggaagaGCTCACTGTTTAGGAGTGGGGACACGAAGCAGTAATGTCGGCTGTGGTACAGGCTAGCCTGTGGGTTTGGGGAAGACTTCCCCTCGGAGCAGCAAACCCGAGCTGAGTCTCATTAAAAAGTCAGTCATAAAACCCATCAAAAGGCAAGAGGACTGCTGTCGATTAAGAAACTAAATATGCATGAAGCCTGACTGGACACtgggattaatttttttaaaaaactctaaaaaataaatgtggaccattaggggaaaaaatttaatatagtctatatattagatgatattatgaaatgatttttaattttcgtAGGTATTACAATAGTATtgtggttatataagagaatgtCCTTATTCTGAGGAGATATGTACTAAAGGATTTAGAGGTAAAGTGTCAGGATCTCTGGACCTTGCTTTCCAGTGGCTTATAAgaaatgtgtgcgtgtatgtgtgtgtgtacagacagAACATGAGCCACAAGAGatgaaagcaaatgtggcaaaaggTTGACAATTGGTGAATCTAGGTAGATGGTACTGTactattctttcagcttttctgaatgcatgaaacttttaaaaataaaaagatggaaagaaaaaagccCCACCCAAATCAGATCATTCTTTTCATAACCCACTAATGGCTTTTCATTTCACTCTGAGTTATAATCAGTCCTAACAAAGGCTCTATATAAACTGGCCCCTGGCTAACTCTCTCCCCAGCTAGGAATCCTGCTTCAAGCAattctacctcagggcctttgcacatggtGTTTGTTCCCTTTGCCAGCAATGCTCTCCTTCAGGTATCTGCATAGCTAACTCACCTCTTTAGGCctttactcaaatgtcactttctcagagaGACCTTCCCTGCCCCCATATCCAACACTGTAACTCCCACCTCTGCCTAAACACTCTCTAGCCCCTTTCcctgcttcttttttctccttccctcttatCACCATCTAACATACTCTATATTTTGCTAATTcacttgtttattatctgtctctcccACCATAATTCAAGCTTTAGGAAGGCAggaatttgtgttctttttattcactgctgtatccctggCACCTAGAACAGCTTGGCATACAGCAGGTATTCAATAagtatctgctgaatgaatgacagtGGCAGCCCCATCCACACAAAATAATCAGCCTATCCCTGTGACATGGTCTTAGCCATGGCTGAGCCACACAGCTTCCCTGTCCTCCCCCTGAGCTTCATCATGTCCATTTTCCACACTTGTAGCCTTCCCATCAATTCTGTGAGCTTCCACTATCTagccaataaattccttttctgcttaagTTAGCCAGAGTCGGCTTCTGTGGCTTCCACCCAGAACCCTGAGGGTGCTTCAACTAACAGTAGGAATGTTCCAAGGAACCCATATGGAAATGCTGTGCTGGTTCAAGTGTGATAGTCAGGAAGGGGCCAGGTCTTGGAGGGCCCTGAACACCACTCTGAGGGGCTTGGATCTAATTTTGCAGAcgatggggaaatggggaggagtTTCAGCAGAAGCCCAGACTCTGACCCCGGGGGGCTCCACAGTTAGAAAACAGGATGTTAGCACAGCCCTGACACAGTCTGAGACGCTGGTGGTTTCACAGATACCTACCTGAATATACTGTTCCCACAAACCTCTAGAGCAGAGGTCGGAAGACTTCAGCCCACAGGCCAGatctggcctgctgcctgtttttgtagaGCTCATAAATTAAGAGTAGCTTTTacactttaaaagtttttaaaaaccaaaagaatattatgatatatgaaaattatataaactcAAATGTCAGTGCTGGCGGACATCCATGCTCATTTCTGGATTGTCTATGGCTCCTTTTGAGCTACAAGGGCAGCGTTAAGTAGCTGCAACAGAAAGTGTATGGCCAGTgaagtgtaaaatatttattatttggccgTATACAGAAAAAGCTTGAAGACTTCTGCAATAGTGGATTGGTCACTGAGGCAAATCCACCCCACTTctgaaagaaataatcagaaCATTTGCCTTGAAAAAATATCCCCTTGAAAAAATATGCCTTTAAAATATCCTCCCATAAAGGCaacattctgatttttttccccaaagaaactAGGACTGTTTTTCACTTAGGTCCTGTGTTTAATTAAGCCTTACAGAAAATGCGTTGAGTGACTATCTTCTCAATTCTCCCAAGGATGGCGCTTAGTTAGTAGCACTCTAGATGCAGAGAAGTGAAGTTAATTCATTACATAAAACGTATGCCTTAAGGTATTAGGACTTAATTCTGTTAAGGAGACTTGACTGACAGGGCTGGCTTAGGATATAGCCTAAAAATCAAAGTTTTTCCTGCCTAACCAAGATCCCTTCTACTCCAGGACTCTTCAGGAGCAGGCAGCAACAAACCAGCCCAGAGGAAGCTGGGTCCTCTCTTTCATATGTCCGGGGTCAGGGGAGTCGTTCACTCATAGGGCCAGTACCTCAGAGCCCTCCTTGCAGTCCCTTGGCTGAATGGGCCTACCTACCTGGCCCCTTAGAAGCCCATAATGCCCTcgcccaccctccccatcccacaaCGCACCAGTAGGGAGCCCCAGGGTGAAGTACTTGTCTGGCCCTGGGTTAAACTGGATGATGCGGTTCCTGATGTATTTGGCTGCCCACTCACTGGCCTGAGAATAGTGGTCCAGGATGATGAGCTTCATCTTGTCCTGCGGGGGTAGGTGACAAAAGGAATCAGTGGTAAGGGGTAAGGAgaaaggggtggaggggagaagcCCTTCTCTCCATGCTGTCTGAGCCCAGAAGGGGAAGTACACAGAGCATTGACAGGTTGGGCCAAGTGCCTCCACTACCCACCGGGAGGCGCTGCTGTgggacagacctgggttccaatTTCGGTTCCTCCATTGATCAACTAACTGCAGGACCTTGGTTAAGGACCCAAGTTCTTTGAGCTTGTTTTCTCTTACGGGAAAATGGGGACAACAGCACCTACCTGACAAATTTCATGATGGTGAATGTGAAATGAGAAGATGCATGTAAACCACATAGTATTCAATATAACATGTTGGCTATCATCTTGCAGCTCGACCCAggccccccttccccacccctcgaCAACCCCCACCTGGCTAGATACTCTACTGTTGAACTCTTCCTCAGTAAATAGAGAGGTCATGGGATCATCTTGGCTCACTAGAGCAGGTGGAGGCCTGGAGAGGTGTGTTCTTTCAGTACCAGAGAGGGGCGCTCCCAGCGGCCTGCCTTGCTTTGCAGATCCTGTTTCCCCCAAAGAACACGCGGCAAAGGTAATCGCTCTGGAAGGAGGGCGTTTAGTCCTCCCCGCCGCAC includes these proteins:
- the GNPDA1 gene encoding glucosamine-6-phosphate isomerase 1 isoform X1, with protein sequence MKLIILDHYSQASEWAAKYIRNRIIQFNPGPDKYFTLGLPTGSTPLGCYKKLIEYYKNGDLSFKYVKTFNMDEYVGLRRDHPESYHSFMWNNFFKHIDIHPENTHILDGNAADLQAECDAFEEKIKAAGGIELFVGGIGPDGHIAFNEPGSSLVSRTRVKTLAMDTILANARFFDGDLAKVPTMALTVGVGTVMDAREVMILITGAHKAFALYKAIEEGVNHMWTVSAFQQHPRTVFVCDEDATLELKVKTVKYFKGLMLVHNKLVDPLYSIKEKETEKSQSSKKPYSD
- the GNPDA1 gene encoding glucosamine-6-phosphate isomerase 1 isoform X2, whose translation is MKLIILDHYSQASEWAAKYIRNRIIQFNPGPDKYFTLGLPTGLRRDHPESYHSFMWNNFFKHIDIHPENTHILDGNAADLQAECDAFEEKIKAAGGIELFVGGIGPDGHIAFNEPGSSLVSRTRVKTLAMDTILANARFFDGDLAKVPTMALTVGVGTVMDAREVMILITGAHKAFALYKAIEEGVNHMWTVSAFQQHPRTVFVCDEDATLELKVKTVKYFKGLMLVHNKLVDPLYSIKEKETEKSQSSKKPYSD